Sequence from the Acidobacteriota bacterium genome:
TCATCGGCTTAGTCATAAGGCAAGGCTTCAAGTACCTGCCGGATGCGAGAAGAAAGTATAGTGCGCAACCGCTTGAAGGGCTCAAGCTCATCTTGCGGCGCTAATTCAGACTTTGTTACAGCCGTGTTTGCCAGCCCTTTTATATTGCGACGCTCACCTGCCGCCGTTAGAATAGCCGCTGCGGGTTATCCCCTGTGGGTAAGTGAATAGAATGATGGAGCGTGTTTTTTGTCCTGTCTGTAGGCGAGAAGTCGAAGCGGATAAAGTTGCCCTCAACGAGGCGATTGATGATTCCGTGAAGCCTTTGCTTGCGGTCAATGCTTTTGGCTGGGAGCCGGGACGCGAGATTTGCTGGGATTGTCTCTCGCGCTTTTATCGCGTGCGTTCGGAACTCAACAAAGCCTTTCCCGATTTCGCCAAACAAGAATTAAAAATCCTGCCAACTCCTTTGCGTCTCGATGCCTCAAGCGATTGGCGCGGGCGCGGGGTCACTATTGCATTCATCGATGCAGGGTTTTACGCGCACCCGGATTTAACGGAACCGCGCAAACGCATTCTCAAATATGTCAACATCGTCGCGCCGACCAATCCTGAAGATTTATACACCCCGCATGTTTCTGCCTGGCATGGCATGATGACTTCTACGGTAGCCGCGGGCAACGGCTTTATGTCAAATGGGCTTTATCGCGGCATTGCTTCGGAAGCCAATCTGGTTTTACTGAAAGTCGGAGAATCGTCGCGCATTCGCCACGAAGATATTGAACGCGGTTTGCGCTGGTGTATTGCCAATCGGGAAAAATATAACATTCGCATCATCAATATTTCCTGTGGCGGAGATTACGAAGAGAGCTATTTAACCGACGCGCTCTCTCAAGCCGCCGAAGACGCCACGCGCGCAGGCATTTTAGTGGTTGCGGCGGCGGGCAATTCAGGGCATTTACAATACCATCCGATTCTGCCACCGGCTTCTGCGCCCTCAGTGTTGACCGTGGGCGGATTGGATGACCGTAACAATCTCGATTTTGAAGACAACACCATGTATCGCTCAAGTTTTGGACCAACCATTGACGGATTGCAAAAGCCTGAAGTGATTGCGCCAGGGATATGGATTGCCGCGCCCATCCTGCCCGGAACACCGACTGCCGAACAGGCAACCCTGTTTTCGCAATTGGAACACGCCAGCGATGATGAACTTGTGCCCATCATTCAACGCCATCCGCGAGTTGATGCGGATTTGGATGAAGCGGTGAATCTCGCGCCTTATCTCATACGCAATATGGTCTGGATAAAAGTGCGCGACCACAATGTCATCAGCGGGCATTACAAACACGTTGACGGCACCAGTTTCGCTGCGCCGATTGTCTCTTCGATTGCCGCACAAATCCTCGAAGCCGCGCCTCACCTGAAACCTCATCAAGTGAAAAGCCTGTTAATCAAAACCGCTGTGCGTCTGCCCCATATTCCCATAGACCAACAAGGCTGGGGAATGTTGAATTCGCGGGCGGCAATCGCTATGGCATTAACCCATAAAGAATCGATAGTTGAACATCAATCGCGG
This genomic interval carries:
- a CDS encoding S8 family serine peptidase, whose amino-acid sequence is MMERVFCPVCRREVEADKVALNEAIDDSVKPLLAVNAFGWEPGREICWDCLSRFYRVRSELNKAFPDFAKQELKILPTPLRLDASSDWRGRGVTIAFIDAGFYAHPDLTEPRKRILKYVNIVAPTNPEDLYTPHVSAWHGMMTSTVAAGNGFMSNGLYRGIASEANLVLLKVGESSRIRHEDIERGLRWCIANREKYNIRIINISCGGDYEESYLTDALSQAAEDATRAGILVVAAAGNSGHLQYHPILPPASAPSVLTVGGLDDRNNLDFEDNTMYRSSFGPTIDGLQKPEVIAPGIWIAAPILPGTPTAEQATLFSQLEHASDDELVPIIQRHPRVDADLDEAVNLAPYLIRNMVWIKVRDHNVISGHYKHVDGTSFAAPIVSSIAAQILEAAPHLKPHQVKSLLIKTAVRLPHIPIDQQGWGMLNSRAAIAMALTHKESIVEHQSRMKDVASGDE